One part of the Streptomyces lydicus genome encodes these proteins:
- the glmS gene encoding glutamine--fructose-6-phosphate transaminase (isomerizing) has protein sequence MCGIVGYIGKRDVAPLLLEGLQRLEYRGYDSAGIAIHASGTGKTAGLKTAKAKGRVRELESRLPKRFAGTTGIAHTRWATHGAPTDENAHPHLDTEGKVAVVHNGIIDNAADVRARLTAEGVVFASETDTEVLAHLIGRSTAEKLEERVREALRHIEGTYGIAVLHADFPDRIVVARNGSPVVLGIGEHEMFVSSDVAALVSHTRQVVTLDDGEMATLKADDYRTYTTEGSRTTSAPETVEYAAESYDLGGHDTYMHKEISEQADAVDRALRGRIDDRFSTVHLGGLNLDAREARTIRRVKILGCGTSYHAGQIGAQMIEELARIPSDAEPASEFRYRDPVVDPDTLYVAVSQSGETYDVLAAVQELKRKGARVLGLVNVVGSAIARETDGGIYVHAGPEVCVVSTKCFTNMVVSFALLALHLGRIRDLSVADGKRIIDGLRKLPGQIDEILKGEDEIKELSARYADAKSMMFIGRVRGYPVAREASLKLKEVSYIHAEAYPASELKHGPLALIEPAMPTVAIVPDDDLLEKNRAALEEIKARSGRILAVAHQAQEKADDTIIVPKNEPELDPILMGIPLQLLAYHTALALGRDIDKPRNLAKSVTVE, from the coding sequence ATGTGCGGGATCGTCGGATACATCGGCAAGCGTGATGTTGCTCCGCTGCTCCTGGAGGGCCTGCAGCGCCTGGAGTACCGCGGCTACGACTCGGCCGGCATCGCCATCCACGCGAGCGGCACGGGCAAGACCGCGGGCCTGAAGACCGCCAAGGCCAAGGGCCGGGTCCGGGAGCTGGAGTCCCGGCTGCCGAAGCGCTTCGCCGGCACCACCGGCATCGCGCACACCCGCTGGGCCACCCACGGCGCGCCCACCGACGAGAACGCCCACCCGCACCTCGACACCGAGGGCAAGGTCGCGGTCGTCCACAACGGCATCATCGACAACGCCGCGGACGTGCGCGCCCGGCTGACCGCCGAGGGCGTCGTCTTCGCCTCCGAGACCGACACCGAGGTGCTGGCCCACCTGATCGGCCGCTCCACGGCCGAGAAGCTGGAGGAGCGGGTCCGCGAGGCGCTGCGGCACATCGAGGGCACCTACGGCATCGCCGTGCTGCACGCCGACTTCCCCGACCGCATCGTCGTCGCCCGCAACGGCTCCCCCGTCGTCCTCGGCATCGGCGAGCACGAGATGTTCGTCTCCTCCGATGTCGCCGCGCTGGTCTCGCACACCCGCCAGGTCGTCACCCTCGACGACGGCGAGATGGCCACCCTGAAGGCCGACGACTACCGCACGTACACCACCGAGGGCTCGCGGACCACGTCCGCCCCGGAGACCGTCGAGTACGCGGCCGAGTCGTACGACCTGGGCGGCCACGACACGTACATGCACAAGGAGATCTCCGAGCAGGCCGACGCGGTGGACCGCGCGCTGCGCGGCCGGATCGACGACCGCTTCTCCACCGTGCACCTCGGCGGCCTGAACCTGGACGCCCGCGAGGCGCGCACCATCCGCCGGGTGAAGATCCTGGGCTGCGGCACCTCGTACCACGCGGGCCAGATCGGCGCGCAGATGATCGAGGAGCTGGCCCGCATCCCCTCGGACGCCGAGCCGGCCTCCGAGTTCCGCTACCGCGACCCGGTCGTGGACCCCGACACGCTCTACGTGGCGGTCTCGCAGTCCGGTGAGACCTACGACGTGCTGGCGGCCGTCCAGGAGCTCAAGCGCAAGGGCGCGCGGGTGCTGGGCCTGGTGAACGTGGTGGGCTCGGCGATCGCCCGGGAGACCGACGGCGGCATCTACGTGCACGCCGGCCCCGAGGTCTGCGTGGTCTCCACCAAGTGCTTCACCAACATGGTGGTCTCCTTCGCGCTGCTCGCCCTGCACCTCGGCCGCATCCGCGACCTGTCCGTCGCGGACGGCAAGCGGATCATCGACGGCCTGCGCAAGCTGCCCGGCCAGATCGACGAGATCCTCAAGGGCGAGGACGAGATCAAGGAGCTGTCGGCGCGCTACGCGGACGCCAAGTCGATGATGTTCATCGGCCGGGTGCGCGGCTACCCGGTGGCCCGCGAGGCGTCCCTCAAGCTCAAGGAGGTCTCGTACATCCACGCCGAGGCGTACCCGGCCTCCGAGCTCAAGCACGGCCCGCTGGCGCTCATCGAGCCCGCGATGCCGACCGTCGCGATCGTGCCGGACGACGACCTGCTGGAGAAGAACCGCGCCGCGCTGGAGGAGATCAAGGCCCGCAGCGGCCGCATCCTGGCCGTCGCGCACCAGGCGCAGGAGAAGGCCGACGACACCATCATCGTGCCGAAGAACGAGCCCGAGCTGGACCCGATCCTGATGGGCATCCCGCTCCAACTGCTCGCCTACCACACGGCCCTGGCCCTCGGCCGGGACATCGACAAGCCCCGCAACCTGGCGAAGTCCGTCACGGTGGAGTAA
- a CDS encoding beta-N-acetylhexosaminidase: MRRRRMLFSLLLVAAAGMGTAGAPAPRAQAAAAPAPLDRVVPVPASVRPGGDPYTLTDRTSIRIPGGSGEARRIAGYLADVLRPSTGYALPVTTRGGDDGIVLRLGGQGTGGLGAEGYRLRSGGRAVTISAARPAGLFHGVQTLRQLLPTAVERRTEQAGPWRVAGGTVADSPRYAHRGAMLDVSRHFFTVAQVKRYIDELAMYKVNRLHLHLSDDQGWRIALKSWPRLATYGGSTQVGGGPGGYYTKDDYRAIVRYAADRYLTVVPEIDMPGHTNAALASYAELNCNGQAPPLYTGTSVGFSSLCVPKKVTYDFVDDVIREIAALTPGRYLHIGGDEAHSTSHDDYVAFMDKVQPVVAKYGKTVIGWHQLTGAHPAKGAVAQYWGYDKTGAAERAQVADAARNGTRLILSPADRAYLDMKYDKNTPLGLSWAGYVDVRRSYDWDPGSYLQGAPADSVLGVEAPLWTETLKTSAHLEYMAFPRLPGIAELGWSPAGTHDWDAYRQRLASQGPRWDALGIDYYHSPEVPWPAR, from the coding sequence ATGAGACGACGAAGAATGCTGTTCTCGCTGCTGCTGGTCGCCGCGGCGGGGATGGGGACCGCCGGCGCACCGGCGCCCCGTGCCCAGGCCGCCGCGGCCCCCGCCCCCCTCGACCGGGTCGTGCCCGTCCCGGCGTCCGTACGGCCGGGCGGCGACCCCTACACACTCACCGACCGCACCAGCATCCGTATCCCCGGCGGCTCGGGCGAGGCCCGGCGGATCGCCGGGTACCTCGCCGACGTGCTGCGCCCCTCCACCGGCTACGCGCTGCCCGTCACCACCCGCGGCGGCGACGACGGCATCGTGCTGCGGCTCGGCGGTCAGGGCACCGGGGGACTGGGCGCGGAGGGCTACCGGCTCCGCTCCGGCGGCCGCGCGGTGACGATCAGCGCGGCCCGGCCCGCCGGCCTCTTCCACGGCGTGCAGACGCTGCGCCAGCTGCTGCCCACGGCCGTCGAGCGGCGCACCGAGCAGGCCGGCCCGTGGCGGGTCGCCGGCGGCACCGTCGCCGACAGCCCGCGCTACGCCCACCGCGGCGCGATGCTCGACGTCTCCCGGCACTTCTTCACCGTCGCGCAGGTCAAGCGGTACATCGACGAGCTCGCGATGTACAAGGTCAACCGGCTGCACCTGCACCTGTCCGACGACCAGGGCTGGCGGATCGCCCTGAAGTCCTGGCCGCGGCTGGCGACGTACGGCGGCTCCACCCAGGTCGGCGGCGGCCCCGGCGGCTACTACACCAAGGACGACTACCGCGCGATCGTCCGCTACGCCGCCGACCGCTACCTCACCGTCGTCCCCGAGATCGACATGCCGGGCCACACCAACGCCGCGCTGGCCTCCTACGCCGAGCTCAACTGCAACGGGCAGGCACCGCCGCTGTACACCGGCACCAGCGTCGGCTTCAGCTCGCTGTGCGTGCCGAAGAAGGTCACGTACGACTTCGTCGACGACGTGATCCGCGAGATCGCCGCGCTCACCCCCGGCCGCTACCTCCACATCGGCGGTGACGAGGCGCACTCCACCAGCCACGACGACTACGTGGCCTTCATGGACAAGGTGCAGCCGGTGGTCGCCAAGTACGGCAAGACCGTGATCGGCTGGCACCAGCTGACCGGGGCGCACCCGGCGAAGGGCGCCGTCGCCCAGTACTGGGGCTACGACAAGACGGGCGCCGCGGAACGCGCCCAGGTCGCCGACGCGGCCAGGAACGGCACCCGGCTGATCCTCTCGCCCGCCGACCGCGCCTACCTCGACATGAAGTACGACAAGAACACGCCGCTGGGCCTGTCCTGGGCCGGTTACGTCGACGTCAGGCGCTCCTACGACTGGGACCCGGGCAGCTACCTCCAGGGCGCGCCCGCGGACTCGGTCCTCGGTGTCGAGGCACCGCTGTGGACGGAGACCCTCAAGACCTCCGCGCACCTCGAGTACATGGCCTTCCCCCGCCTCCCGGGCATCGCGGAACTCGGCTGGTCGCCGGCCGGTACCCACGACTGGGACGCGTACAGGCAGCGGCTGGCGTCCCAGGGCCCCCGCTGGGACGCCCTGGGCATCGACTACTACCACTCCCCGGAGGTGCCCTGGCCCGCGCGGTAG
- a CDS encoding acyl-CoA dehydrogenase family protein produces the protein MSLDHRLPDELEELRRTVEAFAHDVVAPKIGEYYEQHAFPYEIVQEMGRMGLFGLPFPEEYGGMGGDYLALGIALEELARVDSSVAITLEAGVSLGAMPVYHFGTEEQKRAWLPKLCSGEMLGAFGLTEPDGGSDAGATRTTAVRDGDNWVINGSKCFITNSGTDITGLVTVTAVTGRKDDGSPLISSIIVPSGTPGFTVGAPYSKVGWNASDTRELSFSDVRVPAANLLGEEGRGYAQFLRILDEGRIAIAALATGLAQGCVDESVAYAKERRAFGRPIGDNQAIRFKLADMEMRAHTSRLSWRHAASRLVHGEPFKKEAALAKLYSSEIAVDNAREATQIHGGYGFMNEYPVARMWRDAKILEIGEGTSEVQRMLIARELGV, from the coding sequence ATGTCCCTGGATCACCGTCTGCCCGATGAGCTGGAGGAACTCCGGCGTACGGTCGAGGCGTTCGCGCATGACGTCGTCGCACCGAAGATCGGCGAGTACTACGAGCAGCATGCGTTCCCGTACGAGATCGTGCAGGAGATGGGTCGGATGGGCCTCTTCGGCCTGCCGTTCCCGGAGGAGTACGGCGGGATGGGCGGCGACTACCTCGCCCTCGGCATCGCCCTGGAGGAGCTGGCCCGGGTCGACTCCTCGGTCGCCATCACCCTGGAGGCGGGCGTCTCCCTCGGCGCCATGCCGGTCTACCACTTCGGCACGGAGGAGCAGAAGCGCGCCTGGCTGCCCAAGCTGTGCAGCGGCGAGATGCTGGGCGCCTTCGGCCTGACCGAGCCGGACGGCGGTTCGGACGCGGGCGCGACCCGGACCACCGCGGTGCGGGACGGCGACAACTGGGTGATCAACGGCAGCAAGTGCTTCATCACCAACTCCGGTACCGACATCACCGGCCTGGTCACGGTCACCGCCGTCACCGGCCGCAAGGACGACGGCTCCCCGCTGATCTCCTCGATCATCGTGCCGTCCGGCACCCCCGGCTTCACCGTCGGCGCCCCGTACTCCAAGGTCGGCTGGAACGCCTCCGACACCCGGGAGCTGTCCTTCAGCGACGTCCGCGTGCCGGCCGCCAACCTGCTGGGCGAGGAGGGCCGCGGCTACGCCCAGTTCCTGCGGATCCTCGACGAGGGCCGGATCGCCATCGCGGCGCTGGCCACCGGACTCGCCCAGGGCTGTGTGGACGAGTCGGTGGCCTACGCCAAGGAGCGGCGGGCCTTCGGGCGGCCGATCGGCGACAACCAGGCGATCCGGTTCAAGCTCGCCGACATGGAGATGCGCGCCCACACCTCCCGGCTGTCCTGGCGCCACGCCGCCTCCCGGCTGGTGCACGGCGAGCCGTTCAAGAAGGAAGCCGCGCTCGCCAAGCTCTACTCCTCCGAGATCGCGGTGGACAACGCCCGCGAGGCCACCCAGATCCACGGCGGCTACGGCTTCATGAACGAGTACCCGGTCGCCCGGATGTGGCGCGACGCGAAGATCCTGGAGATCGGCGAGGGCACCAGCGAGGTCCAGCGGATGCTGATCGCGCGCGAGCTGGGCGTCTAG
- a CDS encoding hydroxymethylglutaryl-CoA lyase — translation MTTAGLPMQVPAEGLPSRVRIHEVGARDGLQNEQTVVPTEVKAEFVHRLADAGLPLVEATSFVHPKWVPQLADAEELFPRLGDLDPHRLPVLVPNDRGLDRALALGARRIAVFGSATESFAKANLNRTVDEALAMFAPVVRRAKDAGVHVRGYLSMCFGDPWEGPVPLAQTVRVCRALLDLGCDELSLGDTIGVATPGHVQHLLAALNEAGVPTSKLGVHFHDTYGQALANTYAALQHGVTTVDASAGGLGGCPYAKSATGNLATEDLVWMLHGLGIETGVDLDRLIATSVWMADVLGRPSPSRTLRALSHKE, via the coding sequence ATGACCACGGCCGGACTCCCCATGCAGGTCCCGGCGGAGGGACTGCCCAGCCGCGTACGCATCCATGAGGTCGGCGCGCGCGACGGGCTGCAGAACGAACAGACCGTCGTGCCGACCGAGGTCAAGGCCGAGTTCGTGCACCGGCTCGCCGACGCGGGCCTGCCGCTGGTCGAGGCGACCAGCTTCGTGCACCCCAAGTGGGTGCCGCAGCTCGCCGACGCGGAGGAGCTGTTCCCGCGGCTCGGCGACCTCGACCCGCACCGGCTGCCGGTGCTGGTGCCCAACGACCGGGGCCTGGACCGTGCGCTCGCCCTGGGCGCCCGCCGGATCGCGGTCTTCGGCAGCGCCACCGAGTCCTTCGCCAAGGCCAACCTCAATCGCACGGTCGACGAGGCGCTGGCGATGTTCGCGCCCGTCGTGCGGCGCGCCAAGGACGCCGGGGTGCACGTCCGCGGCTACCTCTCGATGTGCTTCGGCGACCCGTGGGAGGGCCCGGTGCCCCTCGCGCAGACCGTCCGGGTCTGCCGGGCGCTGCTGGACCTGGGCTGCGACGAACTGAGCCTGGGCGACACCATCGGCGTCGCCACCCCCGGCCACGTCCAGCACCTGCTCGCGGCCCTCAACGAAGCCGGCGTGCCCACCTCGAAGCTGGGCGTCCACTTCCACGACACCTACGGGCAGGCCCTCGCCAACACCTACGCCGCGCTCCAGCACGGCGTCACCACCGTCGACGCCTCGGCGGGCGGCCTCGGCGGCTGCCCGTACGCCAAGAGCGCCACCGGCAACCTCGCCACCGAAGACCTCGTGTGGATGCTGCACGGCCTCGGCATCGAGACCGGCGTCGACCTGGACCGGCTGATCGCCACGAGCGTGTGGATGGCCGACGTCCTGGGCCGGCCGAGCCCCTCGCGCACCCTCCGAGCCCTCTCCCACAAGGAGTGA
- a CDS encoding biotin carboxylase N-terminal domain-containing protein, which produces MSTTMFDSVLIANRGEIAVRVIRTLRTLGIRSVAVYSDADADARHVHEADTAVRIGPAPATESYLSVERLLDAAARTGAQAVHPGYGFLAENAAFARACADAGLVFIGPSADAIELMGDKIRAKETVRTAGVPVVPGSSGSGLDDAQLAAAAREIGMPVLLKPSAGGGGKGMRLVRDEALLADEIAAARREARSSFGDDTLLVERWIDRPRHIEIQVLADGHGHVIHLGERECSLQRRHQKLVEEAPSVLLDEATRAAMGEAAVQAARSCGYRGAGTVEFIVPGKDPSSYYFMEMNTRLQVEHPVTELVTGLDLVEWQLRVAAGERLPYAQEDITLSGHAVEARLCAETVSVKGGARDFLPTGGTVLALHEAQGDGVRTDSGLSQGVEVGSRYDPMLAKVIAYGPDRASALRRLRAALAQTVTLGVPTNAGFLRRLLAHPDVVSGELDTGLVEREAAGLVDTEVPEEVYAAAAAVRQAALEPATDAGGWRDPFAAPSGFRLGGAPAPVRHWLRVPGHDPVAYDVPPGAPAGQVDADRVRVTVDGVTHTFHRSGDWLGRDGDSWQVTDHDPVAAALRGAGAAHGADTLAAPMPGTVTVVKVAVGDEVAAGQGLLVVEAMKMEHVISAPHAGTVTELDVTAGTTVAMDQILAVIAPHDAADGPAEPTGGQEGTS; this is translated from the coding sequence ATGTCCACGACGATGTTCGACAGCGTCCTGATCGCCAACCGCGGCGAGATCGCGGTCCGCGTCATCCGCACGCTCCGCACCCTCGGCATCCGCTCGGTCGCCGTGTACAGCGACGCGGACGCCGACGCCCGGCACGTCCACGAGGCCGACACGGCCGTACGGATCGGGCCGGCGCCGGCCACCGAGAGCTACCTGTCGGTGGAGCGGCTGCTGGACGCGGCCGCGCGCACCGGCGCCCAGGCGGTCCACCCCGGCTACGGCTTCCTCGCCGAGAACGCCGCGTTCGCCCGCGCCTGCGCGGACGCCGGGCTGGTCTTCATCGGCCCGTCCGCCGACGCCATCGAGCTGATGGGCGACAAGATCCGCGCCAAGGAGACGGTGCGCACGGCCGGTGTCCCGGTCGTGCCCGGCTCCTCGGGCAGCGGCCTCGACGACGCCCAACTGGCCGCCGCGGCACGGGAGATCGGCATGCCGGTGCTGCTGAAGCCGTCCGCGGGCGGCGGCGGCAAGGGCATGCGGCTGGTCCGCGATGAGGCGCTGCTCGCCGACGAGATCGCCGCCGCGCGCCGCGAGGCCCGGTCCTCCTTCGGCGACGACACCCTGCTCGTCGAGCGCTGGATCGACCGGCCCCGGCACATCGAGATCCAGGTGCTGGCCGACGGCCACGGCCACGTCATCCACCTCGGCGAGCGCGAGTGCTCCCTCCAGCGGCGCCACCAGAAGCTCGTCGAGGAGGCCCCCTCGGTCCTGCTCGACGAGGCCACCCGCGCCGCGATGGGCGAGGCGGCCGTGCAGGCGGCCCGCTCCTGCGGCTACCGCGGCGCCGGCACCGTCGAGTTCATCGTCCCCGGCAAGGACCCGTCCTCCTACTACTTCATGGAGATGAACACCCGCCTCCAGGTCGAGCACCCGGTCACCGAGCTCGTCACCGGCCTGGACCTGGTCGAGTGGCAGCTGCGGGTCGCGGCCGGCGAGCGCCTGCCGTACGCGCAGGAGGACATCACCCTCAGCGGGCACGCGGTCGAGGCGCGGCTGTGCGCCGAGACCGTCTCCGTCAAGGGCGGGGCCCGCGACTTCCTGCCGACCGGCGGCACCGTGCTCGCGCTGCACGAGGCGCAGGGCGACGGGGTGCGCACGGACTCCGGCCTGTCGCAGGGCGTGGAGGTCGGCAGCCGCTACGACCCGATGCTCGCCAAGGTCATCGCTTACGGCCCGGACCGGGCGAGCGCGCTGCGCCGGCTGCGGGCCGCGCTGGCGCAGACGGTCACCCTCGGGGTGCCCACCAACGCCGGCTTCCTGCGGCGGCTGCTGGCCCACCCGGACGTGGTGTCCGGCGAGCTCGACACCGGGCTGGTGGAGCGGGAGGCGGCCGGGCTGGTCGACACCGAGGTGCCCGAGGAGGTGTACGCGGCGGCCGCGGCGGTGCGACAGGCCGCCCTGGAGCCGGCGACGGACGCCGGCGGCTGGCGCGACCCGTTCGCCGCGCCCAGCGGCTTCCGGCTCGGCGGTGCGCCGGCCCCGGTCCGCCACTGGCTGCGGGTGCCGGGCCACGACCCGGTGGCGTACGACGTGCCGCCCGGCGCCCCGGCCGGGCAGGTCGACGCGGACCGGGTGCGGGTCACCGTGGACGGGGTGACGCACACCTTCCACCGCAGCGGCGACTGGCTCGGCCGGGACGGCGACTCCTGGCAGGTCACCGACCACGACCCGGTGGCCGCGGCGCTGCGCGGGGCCGGCGCGGCGCACGGCGCGGACACCCTGGCCGCGCCGATGCCGGGCACCGTCACCGTCGTCAAGGTCGCCGTCGGCGACGAGGTCGCCGCCGGGCAGGGCCTGCTGGTGGTGGAGGCGATGAAGATGGAACACGTCATCTCCGCCCCGCACGCCGGCACCGTCACCGAACTGGACGTCACCGCGGGCACGACCGTCGCCATGGACCAGATCCTGGCGGTGATCGCGCCGCACGACGCGGCCGACGGACCCGCGGAGCCCACGGGCGGACAGGAGGGCACCTCATGA
- a CDS encoding carboxyl transferase domain-containing protein — MEQAPVLGSDGGPLGRSPREDPASDSWKANEAAHRELAAELREKLAAARLGGGEKARARHTARGKLLPRDRVDALLDPGSPFLELAPLAADGMYDGAAPAAGVIAGIGRVSGREVVIVANDATVKGGTYYPMTVKKHLRAQEIALENRLPCVYLVDSGGAFLPMQDEVFPDREHFGRIFYNQARMSGAGVPQIAAVLGSCTAGGAYVPAMSDEAVIVRDQGTIFLGGPPLVKAATGEVVTAEELGGGEVHAKTSGVTDHLAEDDAHALRIVRTIVSTLGDRGPLPWTVRPVEEPAVDPAGLYGVVPADSRTPYDVREVIARIVDGSRFAEFKAEYGTTLVTGFAHVHGHPVGIIANNGILFSESAQKGAHFIELCDQRGIPLLFLQNISGFMVGRSYEAGGIAKHGAKMVTAVACARVPKLTVVIGGSYGAGNYSMCGRAYSPRFLWMWPNAKISVMGGEQAASVLATVKRDQMEARGEEWSAEEEDAFKAPVRAQYDTQGNAYYATARLWDDGVIDPLETRQVLGLALTACANAPLPRKDSTAPGFGVFRM; from the coding sequence ATGGAGCAGGCACCGGTACTGGGCAGCGACGGGGGTCCCCTCGGGCGAAGTCCCCGGGAGGACCCGGCGTCCGACTCCTGGAAGGCCAACGAGGCCGCGCACCGCGAGCTCGCCGCCGAGCTGCGCGAGAAGCTCGCGGCGGCCAGGCTGGGCGGCGGCGAGAAGGCCAGGGCGCGGCACACCGCCCGCGGCAAGCTGCTGCCCCGCGACCGGGTGGACGCCCTGCTGGACCCCGGCTCGCCCTTCCTCGAACTGGCCCCGCTGGCCGCGGACGGCATGTACGACGGGGCCGCGCCGGCCGCCGGGGTCATCGCCGGCATCGGCCGGGTCTCCGGCCGGGAGGTGGTGATCGTCGCCAACGACGCCACGGTCAAGGGCGGCACGTACTACCCGATGACGGTCAAGAAGCATCTGCGGGCCCAGGAGATCGCCCTGGAGAACCGCCTGCCGTGCGTGTACCTCGTCGACTCCGGCGGCGCGTTCCTGCCGATGCAGGACGAGGTCTTCCCCGACCGCGAGCACTTCGGGCGGATCTTCTACAACCAGGCGCGGATGTCCGGCGCCGGCGTGCCGCAGATCGCCGCCGTACTCGGCTCGTGCACGGCCGGCGGCGCCTACGTCCCCGCCATGAGCGACGAGGCCGTCATCGTCCGCGACCAGGGCACGATCTTCCTCGGCGGGCCGCCGCTGGTGAAGGCCGCCACCGGCGAGGTCGTCACCGCCGAGGAACTGGGCGGCGGCGAGGTGCACGCGAAGACCTCCGGCGTCACCGACCACCTCGCCGAGGACGACGCCCACGCGCTGCGCATCGTGCGCACCATCGTCTCCACCCTCGGCGACCGCGGCCCGCTGCCCTGGACGGTGCGGCCCGTCGAGGAGCCCGCGGTCGATCCGGCCGGGCTCTACGGCGTGGTGCCCGCCGACTCCCGTACGCCCTACGACGTGCGCGAGGTGATCGCGCGGATCGTGGACGGCTCCCGGTTCGCCGAGTTCAAGGCGGAGTACGGCACGACGCTGGTCACCGGCTTCGCCCACGTCCACGGCCACCCGGTCGGCATCATCGCCAACAACGGCATCCTGTTCTCCGAATCGGCCCAGAAGGGCGCGCACTTCATCGAACTGTGCGACCAGCGGGGCATCCCGCTGCTCTTCCTCCAGAACATCTCCGGCTTCATGGTCGGCCGCTCGTACGAGGCCGGCGGCATCGCCAAGCACGGCGCGAAGATGGTGACGGCGGTGGCCTGCGCCCGCGTCCCCAAGCTCACGGTCGTCATCGGCGGCTCCTACGGGGCGGGCAACTACTCGATGTGCGGCCGGGCCTACTCCCCGCGCTTCCTGTGGATGTGGCCCAACGCCAAGATCTCGGTGATGGGCGGCGAGCAGGCCGCGTCCGTCCTCGCCACCGTCAAGCGCGACCAGATGGAGGCGCGCGGCGAGGAGTGGAGCGCCGAGGAGGAGGACGCCTTCAAGGCGCCGGTCCGCGCGCAGTACGACACCCAGGGCAACGCCTACTACGCCACCGCGCGGCTGTGGGACGACGGCGTGATCGACCCGCTGGAGACCCGGCAGGTGCTGGGCCTGGCGCTGACCGCCTGCGCCAACGCCCCGCTTCCCCGAAAAGACAGCACGGCGCCCGGCTTCGGCGTCTTCCGGATGTGA
- a CDS encoding SACE_7040 family transcriptional regulator has protein sequence MSNAQASAPTSRREQILKEAARLFAERGFHGVGVDEIGAAVGISGPGLYRHFAGKDAMLAELLVGISERLLDGGRMRVAEGGDDPEAVLRALIDGHIDFALDDRPLITVHDRELDRLREVDRKRVRQLQRQYVELWVDVVRQVHPGPSEPRVRAAVHAVFGLLNSTPHLGRPGSLPGRTEMSELLHRLALGAFGAVAEEAAGETVGAGVPGA, from the coding sequence ATGAGTAATGCGCAGGCATCCGCCCCGACCAGCCGCCGCGAGCAGATCCTCAAGGAGGCCGCCCGGCTCTTCGCCGAGCGCGGCTTCCACGGGGTCGGCGTCGACGAGATAGGGGCGGCCGTGGGCATCTCCGGCCCCGGCCTCTACCGGCACTTCGCCGGCAAGGACGCGATGCTCGCCGAGCTGCTCGTCGGGATCAGCGAGCGGCTGCTGGACGGCGGCCGGATGCGGGTCGCGGAGGGTGGCGACGACCCCGAGGCGGTGCTGCGCGCGCTGATCGACGGCCACATCGACTTCGCCCTGGACGACCGGCCGCTGATCACCGTGCACGACCGTGAGCTGGACCGGCTCCGCGAGGTCGACCGCAAGCGGGTGCGCCAGCTCCAGCGGCAGTACGTCGAGCTGTGGGTGGACGTGGTCCGCCAGGTCCACCCCGGCCCCTCCGAGCCCCGGGTCCGCGCCGCGGTGCACGCCGTCTTCGGCCTGCTGAACTCCACCCCCCACCTGGGCCGCCCCGGGTCCCTCCCGGGCCGTACGGAGATGTCCGAGCTGCTGCACCGGCTGGCGCTGGGGGCGTTCGGCGCGGTGGCCGAGGAGGCCGCGGGGGAGACGGTGGGCGCGGGGGTGCCGGGCGCGTAG